In bacterium, the following are encoded in one genomic region:
- a CDS encoding bifunctional phosphoglucose/phosphomannose isomerase: MSTTEWSPSTSDPMPQWVADFPGHLRDVLTLSMQGNAPLQKFSKIVVCAMGGSAIGTDLLVDGLAGRIAYPLVVNRDPQLPVWVDRDTLVIVVSYSGNTEETLSAARIAVARGAQIAVLTSGGKLAEWASELSYLLLIVPGGMAPRAALGYLFGGLWRLLHTIGVVPNPEPELREAADKICAAEQLFNDPVKSPSFALAKQIGSNLTWLWASRRLAGVVRRWANQFSENAKAPAHFAILPEAFHNEIEGICDDPHRPRAIKMIVFRDPNDDDTVDAAINLLRESDYPPVVITRGDESIASMLYLIALGDRTSLLVAQTNQVDPTPIPAITKLKSRNTK; the protein is encoded by the coding sequence ATGTCAACGACCGAATGGAGTCCTTCGACTTCCGACCCGATGCCGCAGTGGGTAGCCGACTTTCCCGGCCATCTGCGCGATGTTCTGACTCTGTCGATGCAAGGCAATGCCCCGTTACAGAAGTTTTCAAAAATTGTGGTTTGTGCAATGGGTGGGTCGGCAATTGGTACCGATTTGCTGGTTGACGGACTGGCAGGACGAATCGCCTATCCATTAGTAGTGAACCGCGATCCACAACTACCCGTATGGGTTGATCGGGATACTTTAGTGATTGTCGTTTCCTATTCCGGAAACACCGAAGAGACTCTCTCCGCTGCCCGGATCGCAGTCGCTCGCGGAGCCCAAATCGCTGTGCTTACTTCAGGCGGAAAATTAGCCGAATGGGCAAGTGAGCTGAGTTACTTGTTATTGATCGTACCGGGTGGCATGGCGCCACGGGCAGCATTGGGGTATCTGTTCGGTGGGCTATGGCGGTTGTTGCATACAATTGGTGTTGTTCCCAATCCTGAACCAGAATTGCGCGAAGCCGCCGATAAAATCTGCGCTGCTGAGCAGTTGTTTAACGATCCTGTTAAATCGCCATCATTCGCGTTAGCCAAACAAATCGGTTCCAATCTGACGTGGTTGTGGGCTTCACGCAGATTAGCCGGAGTTGTTCGACGCTGGGCAAACCAGTTCTCCGAGAATGCGAAAGCACCAGCTCATTTCGCTATCCTGCCCGAAGCATTTCATAATGAAATTGAAGGAATTTGTGACGATCCTCATCGTCCCCGAGCAATTAAAATGATTGTTTTCCGCGATCCCAATGATGATGATACTGTTGATGCGGCAATCAATCTTCTCCGGGAGTCCGATTATCCTCCCGTAGTCATTACCCGAGGGGATGAGTCGATTGCATCGATGCTTTACCTAATTGCCCTCGGTGACCGAACCAGTTTGTTAGTAGCACAGACAAATCAAGTCGATCCTACGCCGATACCTGCGATTACCAAACTGAAATCTCGTAACACGAAATAA